AGCGGTACGTCGATATATGGTCTATCCAATCAAAAGGAAAAAGTCATGGAAGCGTATGAGGCGCTAGTTTTAGACTATCCGTTTATTAAATATGGAAAGATTTTAAAATCTAATGATTAATCTGAGTTCTTGTTTTCACAAAGAACTCTTTTTTTTATGAATAAATTCTGGAAGTTGATTTTAAAACACACTATTAGGGACATATCACCCATAGTTTACATTTACTTTTATGAAATATGACGGTTTTACCGAATGTAACAGTTTGAAATGTGTTAAAATGGTTGCGGAGGCGGTCACAATGAAATATGCAATTGTTTTAGCAGCGGGTAAAGGTACCCGAATGAAATCAAATCGAAACAAGGTTATGCATGAAATACTTCATAAGCCTATGATTGGTCATTTAGTTGATCATCTTGAAGCGGTTAATACCGATAAAATTGTAGTTGTTACAGGACACCAAAATGAGCAAGTAGAATCTTACTTGGGTGATCGTGTTGAATATGCATTCCAAAGTGAACAAATTGGAACTGGAGATGCTGTATTGCAAGCACAGCAACTTCATGGAAAAGAAGGTTCTACACTTTTAGTATTTGGAGATTGTGCATTAATTCAGCCAGAGACGCTAAATCATATCTATGAACAGCATGAGGGGCATGATTTAACGGTTATCTCTGCGCAATTACAAAACCCTGGGACTTATCGTCGTATTGTACGTGATAACCAAGGACACATTGATCGGATTATCGATTACCGTAATTTGACAGAATCCGAAGTGTCAATTACAGAAATCAGTCTTGGTATTTATTGTGTAAACAATGAGTTACTTTTTAAATATTTACCAGAGATTCGTGATGAGGAAGTTACAGAAGAAATTAATCTCATTCGTCTTGTAGAGATTTTGAAAAAGAATGGTCATTCAATTCAATCTTTACGTGTATCAGATCACCAAGAGTTTTTAGGTGTGAATGATCGTATGCAGCTTAATGTCTCAAATAAATGGTTACAATCACGCGTAAATGCGAAGCATCTTGCGAATGGTGTAACGATTATGGATCCACAATCAACGTACATTGGTACGGATGTTAAGATTGCGGAAGATGTAACGATTTACCCTAATAATCATATTTATGGTAATACGACTATTGGGACTGGAACGACGCTCTTACCGAACTGTTGGTTAGAAGATGCAATTGTTGGTGAAAATTCCACGATTGATGCTTCTCGCATTATTAACAGTGAAGTTAAAGATTTCGTAACATTGGGACCGTCATCACACCTTAGAATGAATACAGTTGTAGGTTCTCACGCCCGAGTTGGGAATTATGTTGAGTTCAAGAACACTCAATTCGGAGAACATTCAAACTGTGCACACTTGACATATTTAGGTGACGCAATAATTGGAAATAAAGTTAATATTGGCTGTGGCGTCGTAACCGTAAATTATGATGGCAAGAAGAAATATAAGACTGAAGTACGCGATGGAGCATTTGTCGGAAGCAATGCAAACCTAATCGCGCCAATTACTATAGGGGAAAATGCAGTGGTGGCGGCAGGATCGACCGTTAATGGCGATGTTGCTGATGGGGAGATGGCTATTGCACGGCCTCGTCAGGAAAACAAACCTGGATATGGTGCGAAATACAAGAATAAAGAGGGTAAATAAAAGACTATGAGAGAAGAAATGAAAGACAATACAGTTATTTTTGCGTTATCGTCGAACGTAGAACTAGCAGATGAGATTTGTGAGCATTTAGATTTAGAACGCGGCAAAATTGATGTACGTCATTTTGCAGACGGAGAAATCTTGATTGAACCACTTGTTTCTGTACGTGGAAAACATGTTTACATTATCCAATCTACAAGTTCACCAGTAAGTGAAACATATATGGAAGTTCTTATTGCAATTGACGCATGTAAGCGTGCATCTGCAGAAGAAATTACAATTGTAATGCCATATTATGGATATGCGCGCCAAGATCGTAAGGCTCGTGCACGTCAACCAATTACTTCAAAATTGATGGCAAATCTATTACAAACAGCCGGAGCAGACCGCGTTGTGACAATAGACTTGCACGCACCACAGATTCAAGGATTTTTTGATATTCCTACAGATGACCTCACTGCAGTTGCAATGATTGGTCAATACTATAGAAATAAAGACTTCCAAGATGAAGTTGTAGTTGTATCACCAGACCACGGTGGAGCAACTCGTGCGCGTCGTCTTTCAGACACAATTCCAAACTCAACAATCGCAATTATCGATAAACGTCGTACAAAACCAAACGTTGCGGAAGCAATGAACTTAATTGGTGATGTTGATGGGAAAATTGCAGTTGTTATTGATGATATGGTTGATACAGCTGGATCACTCATGGGTGGAATCAATATGTTATATGAAAAAGGTGCTAAAGAAGTTTATTGTGCATGTACACATGGTATTCTTTCAGGACCTGCTATTGAACGTATTTCAAATTCAGATATCAAAGAGTTATTGATTACAAATACAATTTCTCTAAAAGAAGAAGCACGTCAAGAGCCAAAAATTAAAGAGATTTCTGTTGGATATATGCTTGCGAAAGCAATTGAAGCGATTCAATTACATACTCCTGTAAGTACACTCTTTGATTTATTCAATGACTAGTCAAACATTTCTTAAAGTTAATCTCATTATCGTT
This genomic stretch from Erysipelothrix rhusiopathiae harbors:
- the glmU gene encoding bifunctional UDP-N-acetylglucosamine diphosphorylase/glucosamine-1-phosphate N-acetyltransferase GlmU; translated protein: MKYAIVLAAGKGTRMKSNRNKVMHEILHKPMIGHLVDHLEAVNTDKIVVVTGHQNEQVESYLGDRVEYAFQSEQIGTGDAVLQAQQLHGKEGSTLLVFGDCALIQPETLNHIYEQHEGHDLTVISAQLQNPGTYRRIVRDNQGHIDRIIDYRNLTESEVSITEISLGIYCVNNELLFKYLPEIRDEEVTEEINLIRLVEILKKNGHSIQSLRVSDHQEFLGVNDRMQLNVSNKWLQSRVNAKHLANGVTIMDPQSTYIGTDVKIAEDVTIYPNNHIYGNTTIGTGTTLLPNCWLEDAIVGENSTIDASRIINSEVKDFVTLGPSSHLRMNTVVGSHARVGNYVEFKNTQFGEHSNCAHLTYLGDAIIGNKVNIGCGVVTVNYDGKKKYKTEVRDGAFVGSNANLIAPITIGENAVVAAGSTVNGDVADGEMAIARPRQENKPGYGAKYKNKEGK
- a CDS encoding ribose-phosphate diphosphokinase, which codes for MREEMKDNTVIFALSSNVELADEICEHLDLERGKIDVRHFADGEILIEPLVSVRGKHVYIIQSTSSPVSETYMEVLIAIDACKRASAEEITIVMPYYGYARQDRKARARQPITSKLMANLLQTAGADRVVTIDLHAPQIQGFFDIPTDDLTAVAMIGQYYRNKDFQDEVVVVSPDHGGATRARRLSDTIPNSTIAIIDKRRTKPNVAEAMNLIGDVDGKIAVVIDDMVDTAGSLMGGINMLYEKGAKEVYCACTHGILSGPAIERISNSDIKELLITNTISLKEEARQEPKIKEISVGYMLAKAIEAIQLHTPVSTLFDLFND